The Lutibacter sp. Hel_I_33_5 genome has a window encoding:
- a CDS encoding bifunctional response regulator/alkaline phosphatase family protein, which yields MRKIDILWVDDEIDLLKAHIIFLESKNYNVTTCNNGTDAIDLVDDTQFDIVFLDENMPGLTGLETLAEIKQKQANLPVVMITKSEEEYIMEEAIGSKIADYLIKPVNPNQILLSLKKNLDLSRLVSEKTTSNYQQEFRKIAMDLAMVNSYEDWIDMYKKLVHWELELENINDSGMLGILESQKSEANTQFYKFIKKNYQDWFTAHDRPTFSHTLFKDYVVPNIDSENGTLLIVIDNLRYDQYRVLEPFINNHYKKEEEHSYFSILPTATQYARNSIFSGLMPLDMEKRHPDLWKNDTDEGGMNLYENEFLKAQIQRLGLNIKHEYYKITSLKKGKELADNYNGTKQNDLTVVVYNFVDMLSHSKTEMEVIKELAGDDKAYRSLTVSWFKNSPLFDILQKAQQLGQKLIITTDHGTINCKHPTKVIGDKNISANLRYKTGRSLSYEDKDVYAVNNPKDIYLPSISFNSPFIFAKEDLFFAYPNNYNHFVKYYKNTYQHGGISLEEVIIPCAIYEPK from the coding sequence ATGAGAAAAATAGACATTCTTTGGGTTGATGATGAAATTGATTTATTAAAGGCTCATATCATTTTTTTAGAGAGTAAAAATTACAATGTTACTACTTGTAATAATGGTACAGATGCTATTGATTTAGTTGATGACACTCAATTTGATATTGTTTTTTTAGATGAAAATATGCCAGGTTTAACGGGTTTAGAAACCTTAGCAGAAATCAAACAAAAACAAGCAAATCTTCCTGTAGTAATGATTACTAAAAGTGAGGAAGAATATATAATGGAAGAAGCTATTGGTTCTAAAATTGCAGATTATTTAATTAAACCTGTAAATCCGAATCAAATATTATTGAGTTTAAAAAAGAACCTGGATTTATCTAGGTTAGTGTCTGAAAAAACAACTTCTAATTATCAACAAGAATTTAGAAAAATAGCGATGGATTTGGCTATGGTTAATTCTTATGAGGATTGGATTGATATGTATAAAAAACTAGTCCACTGGGAATTAGAATTGGAGAATATTAACGATTCTGGAATGTTAGGTATTTTAGAAAGCCAGAAATCTGAAGCAAATACTCAGTTTTATAAATTTATAAAAAAGAATTATCAAGATTGGTTTACAGCTCATGATAGACCTACGTTTTCTCATACATTATTTAAAGATTATGTAGTTCCTAATATTGATTCGGAAAATGGAACTTTATTAATTGTGATTGATAATTTACGTTATGATCAATACCGAGTTTTAGAGCCTTTTATCAATAATCATTACAAAAAGGAAGAAGAGCATTCGTACTTTAGTATTTTACCTACAGCAACTCAATATGCTAGAAATTCTATATTTTCTGGATTGATGCCATTAGATATGGAAAAAAGACATCCCGACCTTTGGAAAAATGATACCGATGAAGGCGGAATGAATTTATATGAAAATGAGTTCTTAAAAGCACAGATTCAACGATTAGGGTTAAATATAAAACACGAATACTATAAAATAACTTCGTTAAAAAAAGGAAAAGAATTAGCCGATAATTATAATGGTACTAAGCAAAACGATTTAACAGTTGTTGTTTATAATTTTGTTGACATGCTTTCACATTCAAAAACAGAAATGGAAGTTATTAAGGAATTAGCTGGAGATGATAAAGCGTATCGATCTTTAACAGTTAGCTGGTTTAAAAATTCGCCATTATTTGACATTCTTCAAAAAGCACAACAATTAGGTCAGAAATTAATTATCACAACAGACCACGGAACTATAAATTGTAAACATCCAACAAAAGTAATTGGGGATAAAAATATTAGTGCAAATTTACGCTACAAAACAGGTCGTAGCTTAAGTTATGAAGATAAAGATGTGTATGCAGTAAATAATCCTAAAGACATTTATTTACCTAGTATATCATTTAATAGTCCATTTATTTTTGCAAAAGAAGATTTGTTTTTTGCCTATCCAAACAATTACAATCACTTTGTAAAATACTACAAAAACACATATCAACATGGTGGAATCTCTTTAGAAGAAGTTATTATTCCTTGTGCAATTTATGAGCCTAAATAA
- the efp gene encoding elongation factor P → MATTSDIRNGLCIKYNNDIYKVVEFLHVKPGKGPAFVRTKLKSVTNGKVVDNTFPAGRKIDEVRVETHKFQYLYNEGDTYHFMNQQDYTQIQLQKDVLDAPQLMKEGEVVTVIINSEDDMPLSVDMPASVILEVTHTEPGVKGNTATNATKPATVESGATVNVPLFINEGDKIKVETTKGTYQERIKE, encoded by the coding sequence ATGGCAACAACATCAGATATTAGAAACGGATTATGTATTAAATATAACAACGATATATATAAAGTTGTAGAGTTTTTACATGTAAAGCCAGGTAAAGGGCCTGCGTTTGTAAGAACTAAATTAAAAAGTGTAACCAACGGTAAAGTAGTTGATAATACATTTCCTGCTGGTAGAAAAATTGATGAAGTACGTGTAGAAACACATAAATTTCAATATTTATATAATGAAGGAGATACCTATCATTTTATGAATCAACAAGATTATACTCAAATACAATTGCAAAAAGATGTATTAGATGCTCCTCAATTAATGAAAGAAGGAGAAGTAGTTACTGTGATAATCAATTCTGAAGATGACATGCCGTTATCTGTTGATATGCCAGCAAGTGTAATTTTAGAAGTAACGCATACAGAACCTGGTGTAAAAGGAAATACAGCAACAAACGCAACGAAACCAGCAACTGTTGAAAGTGGAGCAACAGTAAATGTACCTTTATTTATTAATGAAGGAGATAAAATTAAGGTTGAAACTACAAAAGGAACGTATCAAGAAAGAATTAAAGAGTAA
- the tsaE gene encoding tRNA (adenosine(37)-N6)-threonylcarbamoyltransferase complex ATPase subunit type 1 TsaE translates to MNKTYSLDQLTDVAKEVIENAQHKILLFYGEMGVGKTTLIKEICTVLEIEDIAHSPTFSLVNEYQTKKGEIVYHFDFYRIEDENEALDMGIEDYLYTNHWCLIEWPENVKNLLPLETVEIHISLLEDGKRNIQLK, encoded by the coding sequence ATGAATAAAACCTATTCTTTAGATCAATTAACCGATGTCGCAAAAGAAGTAATAGAAAACGCTCAACATAAAATTCTATTATTTTATGGAGAAATGGGTGTTGGAAAAACAACGTTAATAAAAGAAATTTGTACTGTCTTAGAAATCGAAGATATTGCCCACTCACCTACTTTCTCACTGGTAAATGAATATCAAACTAAAAAAGGAGAAATTGTTTATCATTTTGATTTTTATAGAATAGAAGATGAAAACGAAGCCTTAGACATGGGAATTGAAGATTATTTATATACAAATCATTGGTGTTTGATTGAATGGCCAGAAAACGTTAAAAATTTATTACCTTTAGAAACTGTTGAAATTCACATCTCACTTTTAGAAGATGGTAAAAGAAATATTCAGCTTAAATAA
- a CDS encoding bifunctional UDP-3-O-[3-hydroxymyristoyl] N-acetylglucosamine deacetylase/3-hydroxyacyl-ACP dehydratase encodes MSNKQQTIQKEITLSGVGLHTGNNVTMTFKPAPVNHGFAFTRVDLEGSPTIEAKAEYVVNTQRGTNIEKNGVQVQTSEHVLAAAVGLNIDNLIIELNASEPPIMDGSSKYFIEALEKAGIKEQDADIEEYIVKEIISYKDEVTGSEIILMPSDEYQVTTMVDFGTKILGTQNATLETISDFKNDIAAARTFSFLHEIEMLLENDLIKGGDLNNAIVYVDKALSDSTMEKLKKAFNKDNIAVKSNGILDNLTLHWANEAARHKLLDVIGDLALVGKRIRGKVIANKPGHLVNTQFAKKLAKIIKLEKRNNVPTYDLSLPPLLDIHQIMDILPHRPPFLLVDRILELTDKHVVGMKNVTMNENFFVGHFPGAPVMPGVLQVEAMAQCGGILVLSTVPDPENYLTYFMKMDKVKFKQKVLPGDTLIFRCELITPIRRGICHMQSYAYANGKLVAEAELMAQIAKKQ; translated from the coding sequence ATGAGTAACAAACAACAAACCATACAAAAAGAGATTACGTTATCTGGTGTAGGATTACACACAGGAAATAATGTAACAATGACATTTAAACCTGCACCTGTAAATCATGGATTTGCATTTACAAGAGTAGATTTAGAAGGAAGCCCAACAATAGAAGCAAAAGCCGAATATGTTGTAAATACGCAACGAGGAACAAATATTGAAAAAAATGGCGTTCAAGTACAAACATCAGAACATGTATTAGCGGCTGCTGTTGGATTGAATATTGATAATTTAATTATTGAATTAAATGCATCTGAACCTCCAATTATGGATGGTTCTTCTAAATATTTTATTGAAGCTTTAGAAAAAGCTGGAATAAAAGAACAAGATGCTGATATTGAAGAATACATTGTTAAGGAAATAATTTCCTATAAAGATGAAGTTACAGGAAGCGAGATTATTTTAATGCCTTCTGATGAATACCAAGTAACAACTATGGTAGATTTTGGAACTAAAATTTTAGGGACTCAAAATGCAACTTTAGAAACAATTTCAGACTTTAAAAATGATATAGCAGCAGCAAGAACATTCAGTTTTTTACATGAAATTGAAATGTTGTTAGAGAATGATTTAATTAAGGGAGGCGATTTAAACAACGCGATTGTTTATGTAGATAAAGCGCTTTCTGATTCCACAATGGAAAAATTAAAGAAGGCTTTTAATAAAGATAATATTGCTGTAAAATCAAATGGAATATTAGATAATTTAACCCTTCATTGGGCTAATGAAGCTGCACGACATAAATTATTAGATGTAATTGGTGACTTAGCTTTAGTTGGCAAAAGAATAAGAGGAAAAGTTATAGCCAATAAACCTGGGCATTTAGTAAATACTCAGTTTGCTAAAAAATTAGCTAAAATCATAAAATTAGAAAAAAGGAATAATGTTCCTACCTATGATTTAAGTCTACCACCATTATTGGATATTCATCAAATTATGGATATTCTACCACATAGACCACCATTTTTATTAGTTGATAGAATTTTAGAATTAACTGATAAACATGTTGTTGGTATGAAAAATGTAACAATGAATGAAAATTTCTTTGTTGGTCATTTTCCAGGAGCACCAGTAATGCCAGGAGTTTTACAAGTAGAAGCAATGGCACAATGTGGAGGGATTTTGGTTTTAAGTACAGTTCCAGATCCAGAAAATTATTTAACGTATTTCATGAAAATGGATAAAGTTAAGTTTAAACAAAAAGTACTTCCTGGAGATACATTAATTTTTAGATGTGAATTAATCACACCCATCAGAAGAGGAATCTGTCATATGCAATCATACGCATATGCAAACGGAAAATTAGTTGCTGAAGCAGAATTAATGGCTCAAATAGCAAAAAAACAATAA
- a CDS encoding HD domain-containing protein: MAKTKTNKLKIINDPIYGFISIPNPLIFDIIEHPYFQRLRRITQMGFSNLVYPGANHTRFHHAIGCMHLMQKAIRVLRTKGVEISDDEENAVSIAILLHDIGHGAFSHALEHSIVNGISHEEISIKFMKSLNNHFNGKLDLAIAIFEGKYHRKFLYQLISSQLDIDRLDYLKRDSFYTGVAEGNISSDRLIAMMNVKDDELVIDQKGIYSVEKFLIARRLMYWQVYLHKTGLVAENMLVKVLKRAKELTKKNIEIEASTALKYFLNNEISLKDFDDEKLELFSRLDDYDILHAIKDWRNHSDFVLSQLSTMIIDRKLLKIDIQDEKHSKEEITIIKNQLKEAYKLDDDLVAYFAFTDMVSNQAYNSEIPIKILTKKGTLLDIVKASDQLNLQALAKPVNKHFLCYPKKMKLA, translated from the coding sequence TTGGCAAAAACTAAAACTAACAAATTAAAAATAATTAATGATCCTATTTATGGCTTTATATCCATACCAAATCCATTAATTTTTGACATTATAGAACACCCTTATTTTCAGCGTTTAAGAAGGATTACTCAAATGGGTTTTTCTAATTTGGTGTATCCAGGTGCAAATCACACCCGATTTCATCATGCTATTGGTTGTATGCATTTAATGCAAAAAGCGATACGTGTATTACGAACAAAAGGCGTTGAAATTTCTGATGATGAAGAAAATGCAGTATCAATTGCTATATTATTGCACGATATTGGTCATGGCGCTTTTTCTCATGCTTTAGAGCATAGTATTGTAAACGGAATTTCGCACGAAGAGATTTCAATAAAGTTTATGAAATCATTAAATAACCATTTTAATGGAAAATTAGATTTAGCCATCGCAATTTTTGAAGGGAAATATCATAGAAAGTTTCTATATCAACTAATATCTAGTCAATTAGATATTGATCGATTAGATTACTTAAAACGTGATAGTTTTTATACTGGAGTTGCTGAAGGAAATATTTCTTCGGATAGGTTAATTGCCATGATGAATGTAAAAGATGATGAATTAGTAATTGATCAAAAAGGAATTTATTCTGTCGAAAAGTTCTTGATTGCTAGACGATTAATGTATTGGCAAGTGTATTTACATAAAACGGGTTTAGTAGCTGAAAACATGTTGGTTAAAGTTTTAAAAAGAGCAAAAGAATTAACAAAAAAGAATATTGAAATTGAAGCGAGTACAGCTTTAAAATATTTTTTAAACAATGAAATTTCTTTAAAAGATTTTGATGATGAAAAACTTGAATTGTTTTCAAGATTGGACGATTACGATATTTTACATGCCATAAAAGATTGGAGAAACCATTCAGATTTTGTGTTATCACAATTATCAACAATGATTATTGATAGAAAACTGCTAAAGATTGATATACAAGATGAAAAACATTCAAAAGAAGAAATAACAATCATTAAAAATCAATTAAAGGAAGCATATAAATTAGATGATGATTTGGTAGCTTATTTTGCATTTACAGATATGGTTTCTAATCAAGCATATAATTCAGAAATTCCGATTAAAATCTTAACAAAAAAAGGAACATTGTTAGATATTGTAAAAGCTTCAGATCAATTAAACCTACAGGCATTGGCAAAGCCAGTAAATAAGCACTTTTTGTGTTATCCTAAAAAAATGAAATTAGCCTAA
- the lpxA gene encoding acyl-ACP--UDP-N-acetylglucosamine O-acyltransferase, with the protein MNQPLAYVHPQAKVARNVVIEPFTTIHNNVTIGSGTWIGSNVTIMEGARIGKDCRIFPGAVISAIPQDLKFEGEDSLTIIGDNTTIRECVTVNRGTKASGKTSIGKNCLIMATAHIAHDCYLGDNSIVVNGVALAGHVIIGKHAIIGGLAAIHQFIHIGDHAMVSGGSLVRKDVPPYTKAAKEPLSYVGINSIGLRRRGFSADKIREIQNIYRILYQKNYNTTQAVEKIEAEMEATPERDEIILFIRNSQRGIMKGYWGG; encoded by the coding sequence ATGAATCAACCTTTAGCATATGTTCATCCACAAGCAAAAGTTGCAAGAAATGTTGTGATAGAACCTTTTACAACCATTCATAATAATGTAACAATTGGTTCTGGAACTTGGATAGGTTCTAATGTTACTATTATGGAAGGCGCACGAATAGGTAAAGACTGTAGAATCTTTCCTGGTGCTGTAATTTCTGCAATTCCGCAAGACTTAAAATTTGAGGGTGAAGATTCTTTAACAATTATTGGAGATAATACCACTATTAGAGAATGTGTTACGGTTAATAGAGGAACTAAAGCTTCAGGTAAAACATCAATCGGAAAAAATTGTTTAATCATGGCAACAGCACATATTGCGCATGATTGTTATTTAGGTGATAATTCGATTGTAGTTAATGGTGTAGCGCTTGCAGGTCATGTTATTATTGGAAAACATGCAATTATTGGAGGTTTAGCAGCCATTCATCAATTTATACATATTGGAGATCATGCAATGGTTTCGGGAGGATCTTTAGTAAGAAAAGATGTTCCTCCATATACTAAAGCTGCAAAAGAACCTTTGTCTTATGTCGGAATTAATTCAATAGGATTAAGAAGAAGAGGATTTAGTGCAGATAAAATTAGAGAAATACAAAATATATATAGAATTCTGTATCAAAAAAATTATAATACCACACAAGCAGTAGAAAAGATTGAAGCTGAAATGGAAGCAACTCCAGAAAGAGATGAGATCATTTTATTTATTCGTAATTCTCAACGTGGAATTATGAAAGGGTATTGGGGAGGATAA